In Syntrophorhabdaceae bacterium, the genomic window GGCGCCGTAGGTCGCGTGGTCGAGATCGGGGGCCTCGAGCCAGCGGTGGCCCTTGAGAAAGAGATGGTACTGGCAGTGGACGGGTACGTCGAAGGTGACGTCGAAGCGGTTTCGTGTGATGCGGGCGAGGTCACCCCTGCCTTCCTCGTTCCAGTAAGAGTAATCAAAGCGCGCCGAGGGATTGCTCCTTGACCTGAGCCTGTCGAGCCCGTCGCCTGCGAGGGAATGAAGAGGGTCGATAGCCAGGAGCTTTTCGTACGTCTTCCTTTCAAGACCGCACAGACCCAGGGCGCATGCAACCTGGGCCTTGTCAAAAAGCGCCTCTTCATTGCCGGGGTTTTCATCGATGAGGGTTTCGTACACAGGCAGCGATTGGGTGAAACGCTTGTTGTATGCGAGTCTCTTCGCCTCTCTTTCGAGGTAGATCGACCTGTGAATACGCTGCCGGGAAAAGGCTTCGCCCCCGTCCTTTTCCTTGCTGGCGCCGGACGGGCGTGTCATATCCTCACCCGTTGCGGATAACGCTGCGTCATACGTCTCGATGGCAAGCAAGGGTTTTTTGGCCCACATGGCCGTACGGGCCATTTCCCGGCGGGGAACGGGGTCGGCCGGATCCAGCCCGATGATGTGCCGGTATAGAGCCATGGATTCATCATAGCGCCTCGACCAGGCGAGGACCCGGGCGAGACCGATGAGGATCTTCGAATCATCGGGAAACTGCGCGGCAAGGTCCTTGTACAGCCTGACCGATCCCTCGTATTGCTTGTGGGTGCCAAGGACCTGGGCGAGGGAGATGGACGCGGGGAAATATTCGGGGTCCCGCCGGAGGGCCTCCCGCAGGCATTCGATGGCCTCGGGGAAGAGGCCATGGGAGAGATAAAGGTCCGCCCACTGCGAAAGACCGGCGGCTGACAGCCCTGTGTCATTCACGATGGACGAGAAGAACGCCTTCGAACGTATGCCGTTGGGAGAATTATCATAGAAACGTGCGGCGATGTTCCCCGGCTCTGCAGCGAGAGCTTTCTTGAAGTATATCCGGGCTTCGATGGCCCTGTTCTCTTTGAGGAAGGTTCGACCGATGTCGACGAGGGTTTGCGCTGACTCGCCGGATTGCCGGGCCGTCCGTTCATACACGGACCTGGCCTCGGCATACCGGCCGGTAAACATGAGGGCCTCACCGAGGGCATCAGCGGCTTCCTTGCTCCCGGGGTCGATGGCGAGGGCCTCGCGCGCGTACAGCTCACCTGCCTGGAAGTCTTTCTCAAAAAGCTTCATCGCGGCGAGAGCCGCAAGGACGGAAGCATCCTTACGATTGGCAACAAGGCTCCTGCAGATGCCTTCCGCTTCCTCGTAGCGCTGTGAACTGGCAAAGGCTCTCGCAAGTTTCAGTCCCACCTCCCAATCATCGGGGCGGCGGGCAAGATGCTCACCGTAGATGTACCGGGCCTTGTAGAAATCACCCCATATGTTCATTCTATCGGCAAAACGGAGCCTGAGGTCCGGTTTCTGGCCGGACCTCTGCAACACATCCAGATAAAGCTCCCTGCATGTCTTCGCGTGTCCCCGGCTGCATTCGATATCCGCCAGGGCGGCGCCGGCTTGCCAGTTACCGGGGTCGCGGGCGTACACGCCGCGAAGGAGGACCCCCGCTTCGGCGTCCATCCCCAGCCGCAGGAGGACCTGTGCGGTTTCCATCCCGATGACGGCATCCTCCGGTGATTGTTTCAGGAGCAAACGGTAATCAGCAAGGGAGGCGCGGAGCGTGTCATCCTCGTAGGAGAGCATCCTTGCCAGGGCGAGACGGGCTTCCCTGTCGGATACCCTGCCCTCCGGCGGGACGATGGTGACCGTCTGGTCGGCCGCGCCGGGTCCGGCCGCGAAAAGAACCGATGTTACGAGGAGCAGGAGAAGGAGCAGGCCTTTCATTCTATTTAAGCGTTTTCCTGAGCTCAGCGGCGGCTTCGCCGTATCTCTTCAACCACATGAGCACGAGGGCATATTTTCTTCTCACCTGCACGTCGCCGGGGAGTTCCGCGAGTATCTTTCGATATTCCGCGAGGGACTCGTCATAGTGCTTCTCCCAGCTCAGCATCTCCGCAAACCTCAGCCGGGCCGGGTGGTCGCCGGGACGTTTTTCCAGGTATTCGCGGTAGAGGGGAGCCGCGGAACTATAGGACTTGCGGCTCCTGTAAAGGTCGGCCATGAGCAGGACCGAATCGACGTCCAGCTGACGGGGGCCCATGCCCTCGAGGACGGCAAGGGCCTCCTGGTCCTTTTTCTGCCAGAAAAGGATCTTTGCCATCTCGATCCTTGCCTTTGAAAGGTCGGGCTTTTCCTTGAGCAGCTTTTTATATTCCGCGACCGATTCTTCGTAGCGCTTTGCATATCCAAGGGTGCGGGCAAGTTCCCATCGTGCCAGCCAATCGGGTATCTCCTCTCCGACCACGGGCGAAGGGGCCGATGCCTGCGCTTTATCGGGGGCAAAGGGGCATGCCGGGCACGGAAGGAGAATGGTGGCGGCGAGCGTGACCGCAGCCGCTAAAACTGCCGGTGATCGTCTCATGGCTTCTCTCCCAGGATGGCTTTGTACCAAAGGATAGCCTCATCATATCGCCCCAGGGCGGCCAGCGCGCGGGCCAGCCGGATCTCGATCGCCCTGTTTCCGGGTTCCCTCGCAAGAAGGGCGCTATAGATATCGGCGGCGTGCTCATGGTCGCCTTTTCTATCGTAGAGCCCGGCGAGTCTGAAGCCCGTGCGGGCATCGCCGGGGCTTGCGGCGGCAAGTTTCCCAAAGGCCTCAATGGCCATTGTCAGATTCCCTTCCTTTTCGTAGGATTCCCCGAGGAGCCTCAGGGTGTCGGTCATCCGGAAACCCTTTTTCGCGAGTCTGTCGTAGATGGGGATGGCCTGAGACCAGGCGCCTTTTAGCGAAAGGTCAGCCGCTTTCCTGTAGAGCAGCCAATCCTGCTTCAGGTAGCGGTACGCCGCCGTCGTTGCGAGGGCGAGAATGATGAGGGATATGATGACGGGGATGATCTTCATAATGTTATCCGCCTGCTATCATCTGTTGATACAAGGTGGATTATAGCATGTGTGCCGATGGTGTCAATGGCGGAAAGGGATTGCTTCCCTCCCCCTATTTGTGATTGTGAAGACCCGGTTTTTGGAATAGTATTCCAAGAAGAAGGAGGTGTCCTATGCCGGAGGTAAGATTGAATCAGATCACGGGAGATTGGGTGATCATCGCCAGGGAAAGAGCGAAGCGCCCCGAAGAGTTCAAACATGACAGAGAACCGCGCCTGGTTCCCGCTCACTCTCAAACATGTCCCTTCTGCCCGGGAAACGAGGCCATGACCCCGCCGGAGACCTTCAGACTGACAGACAGCGAGGGCAGCTGGATGGT contains:
- a CDS encoding tetratricopeptide repeat protein, yielding MKIIPVIISLIILALATTAAYRYLKQDWLLYRKAADLSLKGAWSQAIPIYDRLAKKGFRMTDTLRLLGESYEKEGNLTMAIEAFGKLAAASPGDARTGFRLAGLYDRKGDHEHAADIYSALLAREPGNRAIEIRLARALAALGRYDEAILWYKAILGEKP
- a CDS encoding tetratricopeptide repeat protein; the encoded protein is MKGLLLLLLLVTSVLFAAGPGAADQTVTIVPPEGRVSDREARLALARMLSYEDDTLRASLADYRLLLKQSPEDAVIGMETAQVLLRLGMDAEAGVLLRGVYARDPGNWQAGAALADIECSRGHAKTCRELYLDVLQRSGQKPDLRLRFADRMNIWGDFYKARYIYGEHLARRPDDWEVGLKLARAFASSQRYEEAEGICRSLVANRKDASVLAALAAMKLFEKDFQAGELYAREALAIDPGSKEAADALGEALMFTGRYAEARSVYERTARQSGESAQTLVDIGRTFLKENRAIEARIYFKKALAAEPGNIAARFYDNSPNGIRSKAFFSSIVNDTGLSAAGLSQWADLYLSHGLFPEAIECLREALRRDPEYFPASISLAQVLGTHKQYEGSVRLYKDLAAQFPDDSKILIGLARVLAWSRRYDESMALYRHIIGLDPADPVPRREMARTAMWAKKPLLAIETYDAALSATGEDMTRPSGASKEKDGGEAFSRQRIHRSIYLEREAKRLAYNKRFTQSLPVYETLIDENPGNEEALFDKAQVACALGLCGLERKTYEKLLAIDPLHSLAGDGLDRLRSRSNPSARFDYSYWNEEGRGDLARITRNRFDVTFDVPVHCQYHLFLKGHRWLEAPDLDHATYGASGVSVGFAGAFNPFMRAEGSITHKRYDSRTLGSKDTGHGTLWFNVNDRVRLGAGYARTDELYNYFGIIQGVQADRAFVAFQGDITRKLEVSGKMEYIGYNDSNSGSFLGLAAGYAVTDHPRTFKVSLSGEMRNTRHNNEYIYQGEVLADIIHPYWTPRDYLAGSVILEWRHDLSKLFICGAEQHYYDLKASFGTDSENNPYAKIEGEWSWEFMKHWLLGIKGMAHTSPEWNATGAWTWLRYRF
- a CDS encoding tetratricopeptide repeat protein, which produces MRRSPAVLAAAVTLAATILLPCPACPFAPDKAQASAPSPVVGEEIPDWLARWELARTLGYAKRYEESVAEYKKLLKEKPDLSKARIEMAKILFWQKKDQEALAVLEGMGPRQLDVDSVLLMADLYRSRKSYSSAAPLYREYLEKRPGDHPARLRFAEMLSWEKHYDESLAEYRKILAELPGDVQVRRKYALVLMWLKRYGEAAAELRKTLK